The Primulina eburnea isolate SZY01 chromosome 13, ASM2296580v1, whole genome shotgun sequence genome includes a region encoding these proteins:
- the LOC140808845 gene encoding vacuolar protein sorting-associated protein 51 homolog, whose product MDVEGVPLDDKAKRMRDLLSSFYSTDPSSASLPAHTPSRFATLDTIDTSSFDVDQYMNLLVQKSNLEGLLQKHVEMASEIKNLDTDLQMLVYENYNKFISATDTIKRMKNNIVGMETNMEQLLEKIISVQSRSDGVNTSLHEKREHIEKLHRTRNLLRKLQFIYDLPTRLEKCIKAEAYSDAVKFYTGAMPIFKAYGDSSFQDCKQASEKAVTTVTKNLQGKVFSDSESIQTRAEAVMLLKQLDFPVETLKVKLFEKLEQFLVDLHLETEELEKGSFGVNSSSNQGSTPDSSSATAHEASIREFTEAIGAYRVIFLHSEQELSKLAQELVTKNFEAFHQQLKKQAHSVDLLASLRVIWNDVLLMDEVLPEASLPTFSLQSASDAVKEYIFGAFNRLLFDISDTLTKVQVTQKEGIEQEYTLQAALEASKQAVIHGSMNALLEFRQLLCENPKLLLKLRGEIIDWVQEGFQNFFRKLDGYFLLLSGKRTEASQDVNLIERIPGDKIAAGLVLVLAQLSVFIEQSAIPIITEEIATHFSGGGVRSSEYGPAFVPGEICRIFRSSAEVLLNFYIKVRTEKITVLLKRRFTAPNWVKHKEPREVHMFVDLLLREFEEIRNEATQILPQGLHRKHRRNDSNGSTTSSRSNPLRDDRLGHSNTQKARSQLLETHLAKLFKQKMEIFTKIEFTQGSVLTETVKLSLKSLQEFVRLQTFNRSGFQQIQLDIHFLKTALKHIADDEAAIDFLLDEVIVGTAERCLDPIPLEPPILDRLVQAKLAKTSEQSYVS is encoded by the exons ATGGATGTAGAAGGAGTGCCGTTGGATGATAAGGCGAAGAGAATGAGGGATCTGCTATCAAGCTTCTACTCCACCGATCCTTCTTCTGCATCGCTGCCGGCGCATACTCCCTCCAGATTCGCCACCCTCGACACCATCGATACCTCTTCATTTGACGTCGATCAGTACATGAATCTCCTC GTACAAAAGTCAAACCTGGAAGGACTTCTTCAGAAGCACGTCGAAATGGCTTCTGAGATAAAGAATCTTGATACTGACCTGCAAATGTTAGTGTATGAGAATTACAATAAGTTCATCTCTGCaactgatacaatcaaaag GATGAAAAATAACATTGTTGGCATGGAAACAAACATGGAGCAGCTTCTTGAAAAG ATAATTTCTGTGCAATCTAGAAGTGATGGGGTCAACACATCTCTCCATGAAAAGAGAGAACATATAGAGAAGCTGCATCGCACACGCAATCTTCTGCGAAAACTTCAG TTTATCTATGACTTACCTACAAGACTTGAAAAGTGTATCAAAGCAGAAGCATATTCTGATGCCGTGAAGTTCTATACTGGAGCCATGCCAATTTTCAAG GCATATGGGGATTCTTCTTTTCAAGACTGTAAGCAAGCATCAGAAAAGGCAGTGACCACAGTTACTAAAAACTTGCAG gGTAAGGTTTTCTCAGATTCCGAATCCATTCAAACAAGGGCTGAAGCTGTCATGCTTCTTAAGCAGTTGGACTTTCCA GTTGAAACTCTGAAGGTTAAATTGTTTGAAAAGCTGGAACAGTTCCTCGTGGACCTACATCTTGAGACTGAAGAACTAGAAAAAGGTTCATTCGGTGTTAATTCATCTTCTAATCAGGGAAGTACACCTGATTCAAGTTCTGCCACTGCTCATGAG GCTTCGATTCGTGAATTCACCGAAGCTATTGGTGCTTATAGAGTTATATTCTTGCATTCAGAGCAAGAGCTATCAAAACTCGCCCAGGAACTTGTCACAAA GAACTTTGAAGCCTTtcatcaacaattgaagaagcaagcTCACTCTGTAGATCTTTTGGCAAGCCTAC GAGTAATCTGGAATGATGTGCTTCTGATGGATGAAGTGCTACCTGAAGCTTCTCTTCCCACGTTTTCTTTGCAG TCTGCCAGTGATGCTGTCAAAGAGTATATTTTCGGCGCATTTAATCgtcttttatttgatatttcaG ATACCCTGACTAAAGTCCAAGTTACTCAAAAGGAGGGAATTGAGCAAGAGTATACTTTGCAGGCAGCCCTTGAGGCCAGCAAACAGGCGGTGATCCATGGCAGTATGAATGCCTTACTG GAGTTCCGTCAGTTACTTTGTGAAAACCCAAAATTGTTACTAAAGCTGAGAGGCGAAATAATTGACTGGGTCCAAGAAGGATTTCAAAATTTCTTTAGGAAATTGGACGGCTATTTCCTCTTGCTCTCTGGAAAGAGGACTGAAGCTAGTCAAGATGTGAATTTGATAGAGAGAATTCCAGGTGACAAAATTGCCGCTGGGCTTGTTCTTGTGTTGGCTCAGTTATCTGTTTTCATTGAACAAAGTGCCATTCCGATAATTACTGAG GAAATAGCAACTCATTTTTCTGGTGGTGGGGTGAGAAGCTCTGAGTATGGTCCTGCCTTTGTCCCAGGGGAAATTTGCCGCATCTTTCGGTCGTCTGCTGAAGTGTTATTGAACTTT TACATAAAGGTGAGAACTGAGAAAATAACGGTACTTTTAAAGAGGAGGTTCACTGCACCAAATTGGGTCAAG CATAAAGAACCCAGAGAAGTGCATATGTTTGTGGATCTTCTTCTTCGGGAG TTcgaagaaataagaaatgaagcAACCCAAATTTTGCCTCAAGGACTTCATCGGAAGCATCGCCGGAACGACAGCAATGGGAGCACCACATCCTCACGCAGTAATCCTTTGAGGGATGACAGACTGGGCCATTCGAATACTCAAAAGGCTAGAAGTCAGCTTCTAGAGACCCATCTTGCAAAGTTGTTCAAGCAGAAAATGGAAATTTTCACAAAAATAGAGTTCACACAG GGTTCTGTCTTAACAGAAACAGTGAAGCTTTCATTAAAGAGTTTACAAGAATTTGTACGGCTCCAGACATTTAATCGGAGTGGATTCCAGCAAATTCAGTTGGACATTCACTTTTTGAAGACTGCTCTAAAGCATATAGCTGATGACGAAGCTGCCATAGATTTCTTGCTTGATGAG GTTATTGTTGGAACAGCAGAACGCTGTCTTGATCCGATTCCTCTTGAACCCCCGATCTTGGACAGACTTGTGCAAGCTAAGTTGGCCAAGACTTCTGAGCAAAGCTATGTTTCTTAA